The window TTACCCATGTCTCTGTTATGTGTCCTAACAAAAATCTTCTCATCCCACTTAATGTATTGGTGGATTCATACTCTTCAAGCACATCATCTCCTGAGCGAAAGAATAACAATCCATCTGAGAAAAGTTTAGGAGTGCACAACACATAAATGTTGCTATAACTCAATATGATCTtatgaaatacatattttaaatgagataaaacacttacttctaGTGTTTCCCTATTAAAAGTGACCTCCATCAGCATTACATAGCAAATCTGTGAGAAACATTTAGGCTCGTTTAGGTGCATAGCatacaaatatcttaataaaGATATGATCTTTATATAATACCtaatgtaaatgaaataaaacctttactttctgtgtttttcttgataaaaccaactttccTAGGTACTCAACATCACAAGTTAAAGAAAATATcactctgagaaaaagtttaggAGTGCACAATTATTCACAATTAATCCTTAAATATTGCTATtaatgaggtaaaacacttactacTGATGTTTACCTGGTAAAAGCGACCTCCGTACTCCACACTGCATAGCAATTCAAATCTGTGAGAAACGTTTAGGCTTGTTTAGGGCATACAGCATACAAATATCtttataaagtaatattatcttataaaatacataatgtaaatgagataaaacacttactttctcCTTTTTCCTTGATAAAAACAACTTTCCTGGCTGCTGCGCATTGCGAGTGAAAGAAAATAtcgttctgagaaaaagtttaggCGTGCACAACACATAAATATCGCTATTAATCAATGTGTTGTATACTGTTaaacccctgatgtcacatggatgtCACATTACCAATCTCCTTGCCATGTTTCTGGACGTTGATTGtgttaattacacacacacacacaaacatatattataaattatgcatATACCCACTTCTTCAGGCACCACTACATCACTGCTTTTGCGTTgagacattttaaagttattttaaacatctaTCAAATCTTAGGTAAAGTTTGtatcagttctttttttttttttttttttttttaggtcctTATTATAATAGGATAGTACAgatatgaaagaaaaagatgTGAATGAAATGTGTAGGGTGACAGGTTTGAGCTCAAGTATATGAATACTTACTTAAAATTGGGAGAAGAGGTCCAATGAACCATCTTGTAAATGTGGGGTAACTGATCgctgtaaaattaaatgtcaaacTTAGTATCATGCCAATACCAGCTGTACAGAAcattaaagcaatattaaaaatctcacaCTTGGTTTTTAGTTTGGATTAATCTAGTATATATGAAAAGGacctaatataaataaataaataaataaataaataaataaataaataaatttgttccTTTAACAATGATtattctatatttaatttatacagtgaaaaaaaatgcaaatttatttgattatttaatttctgtacCTACAAACCTAAGCAGTGTTTAATAcgtttttgtaataattaatgtgattaattttataataattaatagtgttctaatagataaatatatagatgTCCTATatatactatctatctatctgtctatctgctAAATTGACGCCTAATATCAGTATGAAACGCGATAAGATCTGATGATTGGTTAATGAAttttaatcacgttgtctgctttggctcaaactgatttgctgaaatcagaaCGTGAACGCAGTCAGTGAGCCTTAGTCAATGAAAACTAAttcattttaactggaaaaaaatgaactataTACTGTGCCAATTTTAATCTCATTGTAAGACATTAGCGTGTGTGAGAGAAACGCAGCGCTTTCCTCAGCCAATAATGCGCTCACTGCTCTACATAGAGTGAAACATAACCGTTCAGTCCGAGTGCTCAAATGTAGGAACAAATGTACAAGTTTAACAAAAACACTGGCGAGTTAAATCTAACAATTTATTGGCCAAAAGCTAACAGATATTATTTGTAGACTAGATTGAACGCGCTTATGTTGCTGTCTGTTGTGCTGAAATGTTAATcacttttcatagcttcattatGGCTTACAACTTTTGGCGTAATGTTAAGACACTTTATCATTTACATGACCTGAATATGTTTAACTCTTCTTCCTAAATATCAGCAACGTTATCTGAATAGTGAAAGAAATATAGTTAGCATTACACCAAACCCGATCGCAAACACTCATTATGTGAATTGTCAGCTATTCTGTCCATTCAGTTTATTAGCAGAACAAATACATCTCACATTGGACACGAAAATTGTAGGTTTCGTTtggatatttacatatttatctgAGAAAAACCAAAGCAATACTCACGTATCCTGGCTTGAAGAAGAATAACGGCCCAACGGTCTGCTCAATTGTAAAATGCGCTTCGGAACAGTGACGAGTACACGTCGTACAGTGGTTGTCCAGACAGCCTAAGCACAACCTTCAGCGATCCATGGTTGAATGACAACATTGTGACAACGCAGTAACAACCTTAACAAGACAATGTAGAACCAACAACCATTTAGCCATGTTGTTACAACGTTGCTAAAAGGTTGGCTACGTTTGGCAACGTTCTGTGTTTGTTGATTGGAACACCAAACTTCAAAGCACATGAGTATCTTGAACAGGTTCAGTTTGAACGTTACGATTTTTTCATCATCATCGCTTCAGATCGGTTCAGAGAATGTCACACTCAGCTGGCCACAGAAATCATGAGGGTGGGAAAAAAGTTCTACTTTGTCCGTTCTAAGATTGACATAAGCATTACTGCTGAAAAGAGGAAGAAAAGATTTGACCAGAAAAAGACACTGGATATTATTCGAGAGGACTGTGAAAATGGTTGGTTTATGACATGACAGTTTcacttttttaagttttatacttaaatatttgcttgtgtaataataataataataataataataaatatttgtagtaatattaATGCTATTATGTTTCTGTGTAGGTCTGAAAAAGATCGGTATAGAGGATCCTGTCGTGTTCCTGATCTCTGGCTGGGAGCTTGGAAAATATGATTTCAGTTTGCTACAGGAGAGGATGGAAAAAGAGCTTCCACAACATAAGAGTCGTCTTCTGATGTTGGCATTGCTAAATATCACCCTTGATATTaatgagaaaaagaagaaagttcTAGAGAAAGACATTAGCAAAGTAGCCTTTCTGTCTGCTTTTTTTGATACAGTTTACCTTTCTGATTTAAGGATTGCCGTGGGTTTTTTATTCATAATACATGAGCTACAAAAGTACTGCAGTGCTTTTGGTCTTGATGATCCATCGCTGCAGAAACTCTGTGAAAGATCCGGAAAAAACATCAAAGAAATTAAGAGTTTGATGAAGTCATCTCTTCATCAAGGGATAAACCAAAGTTCAGTTACTAAATTGCTTGGTGAATCTCTGTTTGTAAATCGAACTAGGGTTGAGCAAGTTATTATGTGTATACCCATTATAGGCTCTGTGGTTGGGGGAGCAGTGTCTTTTTTGACAGTCGCAAGAGTACTTAAGAGAGCTCTGAGTGAAATAGCAGAAGATGCCCAGAAAGTGCTAATGGCTTCAATGAAGGCAGAAAACTAGACTTATATGaacttaacaaataaatatttgtgatAGGGCAAGATATAGGGAAAgattccctcttattttgtgaacttgtttttaaactgcatATGTAGGGGATACTGGGGGCGGTAGTAACACACTCAATTCCTCCAATCAGAAACAAGCTATCTTAGCAGaatttttcaacaaaatacTGATTTGGGGGTATAAAAGTTACTTTTTGGATGTacagtatttttatgttatctAAAGTTTAGATGACTGTGAATTTAAACTTACATATATTTGATTACTGAGtgattgataaaaaaaaaaattaacacaaaCGACCTATGCTAATATAGGTGTGGTTAGCTAGCATATAAGATTTTGTAATGGCTGCAACATTGTGTTCCAATTGCCCCAGAGCCACATGACCCTTGCATTTCAATTAATATATAGCCTTGTCCTTATTAGTTAAATATATCAATTGTATAATTAATTAGTGCACCTACATTTGTTTCTTGTATCAAAAGATGGCTAGTGTATTTCAAGTAGTCTGTGAGTTATGaaggaaaatgtaaaagatgTTACAATTGCCAACGGTTTCTCCCTAgatacttacatttacatttattttagctaAGTTAATGCATGTGTGGATGTAATCAGGACATTTGGATTGTTCGagaatttatgtttatttacatttgcatgtaTTCAGTAGCTTAGTTGTGAATGCTTTCAGACCGTTTAATCTTTTGCTTCTTTTGTATATCGTTTTGTAATGATTCTTACAGAAATATATctattttgcaataaaacaaatgttttatgactttatatttATGTACCGACCTTTTTCTTCATTTGACCAATTTTGCTGTAAGATTTAGTTGACTTATACGGTTCGAAACAAAGCTCCATCCCAAGCAGTAGGCGACGCTGTGGGATTAAGCGCGTAAACGTGCCATCTCTGGACACGTCATGCTAGCGGAAGACTAAAATCGTCTGCGCGTGCGTCCCACTGTCTTCGTACTTTTGAGGCTCGAACCAGCGGACGAAGGTAATGtggctgctaaatatttttatttttttgatacaAAATATGATGAGAATGAcccattaaaacatgtttttgtctttgttgtGTATACGCAAGCAGTCGACGTTGTCTGTATAGTAAACTAAAACGAGTGTGAAGTTCACCTAATCCCAgttagtcattttgttaaaatgattatattagaATTTAACGTTAATTGTTTTCCTAACTGCAGTCTTGAGTTgcatacaatatataaatacaattaaccGCGTTCAGTAGCATAATAACGCTGGAGTTCAGTCATTTGTAAAGGTTGTGTGACGAGTGTTGTACACGTAAGCATACACAATGAACTGTTACTaggttttaataatattaaatgtctattttaaaggATGTGTTATATTTAGGAACAGATCTCTGTCGTACATAACTGATGGCTTGCTTACAACATGTGCCTTTTATTTGgaaaaatcattcatttagtTATGCATGCTCATAGACTGCGCTCGATATAATAGCTAGAGCCAACTGTAAGACTGATTATAGAATGACGTTTTATTGTGAGTGaattcatttttcagttttgcactAGTGATCTCATTTGTTGAATTGTCTTTTTATCCAGTAATTATAAATGCTCATTCTTCTCTTGTACTATTAGCAGCTGGTATGTTTTGAGTGTTATAAACCTGCCACTTTCCCCCACAGATGAGGCTGCTCTGTGTTTTTGCTCTGGTTGCTGTGGTGGGTCTGGTGGCAGGAGAAGAAGGGGCTCGTCTGTTGGCTTCCAAATCTCTGCTGAACCGATATGCTGTAGAGGGACGAGACCTTACCCTGCAGTACAACATCTACAATGTGGGCACCAGGTATTGTACTCTCTCTGAATTTACCACACAAGTTTTCGATAGCTGGTAAGGAGTTTTGGGTTAGATTTAAACCATGTAAACTTTAAATAGTGGATGGAAATATTTCTAAGCTAGCTCTCTATTGTATGTAACTTTTTCTTCCGCTTTCTAGTGCTGCCCTAGAGGTTGAGCTGTCCGATGACTCGTTCCCCCCTGAAGATTTCGGCATTGTCTCTGGAATGCTGAATGTAAAATGGGATCGTATTGCTCCGTATCCTCCTTCATTAAGCAGTCGCTATAAATGATACAGGCTGTATATACAGTTAAAGTTAAAAGTTTacttacaccttgcagaatctgcaaaatgtttattattttaccaaaataagaaggatcatacaaaatgcattttatttttttgtgtattactgacctgaatgaggtatttcacataaaagatgtttacatatagtccacaagagtaaataagtttataaatttataaaaatgaccctgttcaaaagtttacatacatttgcttcttaatactgtgttgttacctgaatgatccacagctgttttttttgtttagtgacagttgttcatgagtcccttgtttttcagaaaaatccttcaggtgttacaaattctttggtttttcagcatttttgtttatttgatccctttccaacaatgactgtatgatgttgagatccatcttttcacactgaggacaactgagggactcatatgcaactattacagaaggttcaaacactcgctgatgcttcaaaaggaaaaacgatgcattgaGAGCTGGGCTAAATATAGTTAAAtataccctgatcttcaaattcaaaaagttttacgtgaaatatcttgttcaggtcagtactacaaaaaaaataacatccgttttgtatgatccctcttattttggtcaaataattaacattttgcagattctgcaaggtgtatgtaaacgtttgacttcagctgtatgtatttgtttagtGGACAGACAGGGATTTAgggtgctgttgttgttttttctttaagtgCATTCTGAGTACTTTACACACTTAGTAATCCCATTAAGCTTTCAAACAGTCACTTCTGTCTGTTTGTTACTGATATCACCAAACGTAATCACTACTGTATCAGACAGTCAGGATTGGATGCTTTATTTACCTTTGCTCTTTTGTAGATTATGTTCCTTAACTCATCCTCTCCACAGTGCCAGTAATGTTTCTCACACAGTTGTTCTGCGGCCACTAAAGGCTGGATACTTCAACTTCACCTCAGCTTCCGTCAGCTATCTGGCCCAGGAGGGTGGACAGGTCGTGGTAAGTGACTCTTATGATACCTTTCATGTACAGAGTCAgcataagcatttttttttctttgccttGATTTGCCATATGAATATGGACTGGattgttttatatgttttataagttgctgataatttttaatattacagttaataaactgttttgaaaaaaaagtgtcattgtTACAGTCCATGTAAATGTAGTCACTGGCTGTTAGCTAAgacttttctcattttttgcATCTCTAAGGTTGGTTACACAAGTGCTCCGGGTCAGGGAGGCATTCTCGCCCAGAGAGAGTTTGACAGACGCTTTTCTCCACATTATGTAAGCAATGCTTTAATATGGAGTAAATTGGTTTCAATGTGTGATAGCCTAAGTTATGATACTGAAGTGCTTTTTTATGATAGCCTGTGTTGTTATATTGAAATCTaatctgttttctctttttaataGCTGGACTGGGCAGCTTTTGGTGTCATGACCCTTCCCTCCATTGGCATTCCTCTGCTCCTGTGGTACTCCAGCAAGAGAAAGTATGACTCACCGAAGAGCAAAAAGAATTGAGTTATCTAATACAAGACAAAAACAGATCAGGGATCATTGTGGGAATGGGGGGGGTGGGCATTAAAGAGAATTATGGTGGGTGGGAGTTGAGAAtgttgtttttgaataaattaattacccATATTGGGGTAAATGGTCAATGATTTaatatgatttgtttttaaGTGATGTTGGTCTTCATCAGAAAATTAGTTAGAGGCATAAGCAAAAAGGAGGATCACCAACTGCATTTGGTATTTAAAATGGCCATTCCAGGGTGGCTTCAGGTgcaccattttattttagttttcttcttttctttttgtactGATTCTCAAATGCTACATGCTCAGACATACTAAACAGAACTGTTCAGCTCTTCATGATCAACATGGGGCTTGTTTGTGGAAATAAAAGAGGGTTTTA of the Labeo rohita strain BAU-BD-2019 chromosome 19, IGBB_LRoh.1.0, whole genome shotgun sequence genome contains:
- the ssr2 gene encoding translocon-associated protein subunit beta — its product is MRLLCVFALVAVVGLVAGEEGARLLASKSLLNRYAVEGRDLTLQYNIYNVGTSAALEVELSDDSFPPEDFGIVSGMLNVKWDRIAPASNVSHTVVLRPLKAGYFNFTSASVSYLAQEGGQVVVGYTSAPGQGGILAQREFDRRFSPHYLDWAAFGVMTLPSIGIPLLLWYSSKRKYDSPKSKKN
- the LOC127181858 gene encoding interferon-inducible GTPase 5, with amino-acid sequence TPNFKAHEYLEQVQFERYDFFIIIASDRFRECHTQLATEIMRVGKKFYFVRSKIDISITAEKRKKRFDQKKTLDIIREDCENGLKKIGIEDPVVFLISGWELGKYDFSLLQERMEKELPQHKSRLLMLALLNITLDINEKKKKVLEKDISKVAFLSAFFDTVYLSDLRIAVGFLFIIHELQKYCSAFGLDDPSLQKLCERSGKNIKEIKSLMKSSLHQGINQSSVTKLLGESLFVNRTRVEQVIMCIPIIGSVVGGAVSFLTVARVLKRALSEIAEDAQKVLMASMKAEN